From Riemerella anatipestifer ATCC 11845 = DSM 15868, a single genomic window includes:
- a CDS encoding IS1 family transposase translates to MIEIKTLCIKVSDTKMCPHCLSKKIIKNGRTKTLKQQYYCKECYRRFIDYYTYHAYHSEINRKIVVYTKEGLGIRSIARVLGISVTTVLKRLLAIAKALSSPLIAYGKEYEVDEICSYVRHKGNKIWITYAMERDSGNVVSFSIGRRTKTTLSKVITTLLYSRPKRIYTDGLHHYRYLIPQNIHKVSRYGTNKIERLNLTLRTKLRRLNRRTICFSKSLCMFMAIMKIYFWY, encoded by the coding sequence ATGATAGAAATTAAGACCTTGTGTATCAAAGTTAGTGATACCAAGATGTGTCCCCATTGTTTATCAAAAAAAATTATTAAAAATGGACGCACCAAGACCTTAAAACAACAGTATTACTGTAAGGAGTGTTATCGTCGTTTTATAGATTATTATACCTATCATGCTTATCATTCAGAGATTAACCGCAAAATAGTGGTCTATACAAAAGAGGGTTTGGGGATTCGTTCTATAGCGAGGGTATTAGGTATATCTGTTACCACTGTACTGAAAAGACTTTTGGCTATAGCTAAAGCATTGTCTTCTCCTTTGATAGCCTACGGAAAGGAATATGAGGTAGATGAGATTTGTAGTTATGTGAGGCATAAAGGAAATAAAATTTGGATTACTTATGCTATGGAGCGTGATAGTGGAAATGTGGTGAGTTTTAGCATTGGTAGGCGAACTAAAACCACTTTGTCAAAAGTAATTACCACATTGCTTTATAGTCGTCCAAAGCGTATCTATACAGATGGTTTACATCATTACCGCTACTTGATTCCTCAAAATATACATAAGGTTTCCCGCTATGGCACTAATAAAATAGAACGATTGAACCTAACCTTGAGAACTAAACTAAGGCGTCTAAATAGGAGAACGATTTGTTTTAGTAAGAGTCTTTGTATGTTTATGGCGATAATGAAAATATATTTTTGGTATTAG
- a CDS encoding DNA repair ATPase: MSKDNLQSGTYEIIQNRLNEQKNHLSHKLAALNEGRKKVFGGIDFSLIANERISTEQSCKIKDLFAVNHLCIVGYNTHLGLKTEVEVTDVFALYAFQENRFEPQPITFLDDANFVQEFKNLYKYYRNTQFVRFYYTQNYLYFVFQLSANASDIKAFKWLVKDNELHFIDSRSASEVKYPPQHEFQWVKATRDMHRTGRHPHISLADKVFVEAMGGDITIKVEDNTQTGKGIYSEPVAHKDQTLDDAEVHFFDYDNLVLFKIKPYQEDERYFIYNHKEKKVKRVDSLKHSAILLPENQGVIYSNGFALQTGEIKVIETEEKNIFFDRKITASNGENFLFAFYDETSNDYALIPYNIINQTIDTPIYCNGFSLFDNGILAYLKNTEESKNHLVQLWQTPFTKELVISETLRENELFKISNKDLVKAMADCQELIVLLNKKDSYAGLYTDIVKRATSILDNYYFLDKESVKHLSEPISEIRKIAHAAINEYEKVVEIRKNTQAALDTLEEKFKQLLSQTSLVNYTALHQFIETLSEIRTLRGEMISAKELQYSDLPKIEAWEQQLNERADELAAQCVQFLLQDDALVVYEDKINALISETQQLSKSVEAKNIEQSLDELALQLELLVNIVNNLKIDDASHSTQIIEKISVIFSQINQQRIELNNKKREISGTELSADFKAQITLFDQASINFLELANTPDKADEYLTKLSIQLEELETKFIDFEEFIQIIADKREEVYTHFQNKMVQLTEAQNRRTQNLFQSGERILKSIISKAESFDTEVEINGYFASDLMVDKLRELVAQLNDLQDSNKAEELQTHLKTAQQDAIRKLKDKKEIYTDGENTINFGKYQFAVNQQKLDLSLVLRQGAYYYHITGTSFYEPLAFEAIQDYQEVWHQEFVSENTEVKKMEYLAWEIFLKNPAISSEETNRLLIEQFLKNHFGEGLVKGVHDEDALLILTKLQQLNNHLGLLRYNPSERALAQLFWFFLAPEEKVFYEKQFSAVHLLSDTFANSKQFTYLNATLSQKIDDFNKDFQGFCHTSAYNAAVYLKKEDRNRFVISKEAAELYQKFVNGLKEKGKDLVFSQQIEDLHHYPSACYDIVENALKTFLLAEHTEASQMVIEEASAFIITQNFHENQISKVSHTEAIAGLKSLDTNTEYILDFHDFSQRLSYYHQNIIPKFTELQKLKKEWIEKKKKELKLSSFKTSVLSSFVRNKLINEVYFNLIGANLAKQIGALGEQKRTDRMGMLLLVSPPGYGKTTLIEYVADRMGLVFMKINGPAIGHEITSTDPSEAKNAGARQELEKLNLALEMADNVMLYLDDIQHCNPEFLQKFISLADGQRKIEGIYNGISKTYDMRSKRFCLVMAGNPYTESGDKFQIPDMLANRADIYNLGDISGTQTDLFELSLIENAITSNPYLTRLTQPAYQNLYQLYDAIQNQTPDPTIEGNFTAQEIADFRAVLEKIIQIRQVVLQVNSQYIQSAAMEDDYRTEPAFKLQGSYRDMSKLVTKVQPILSEAEVQALILEHYQNESQTLTTGAEANLLKLKEMMALLTETEATRWHHIQETFQKNKRLKGLGENDRMAQIAALLAEFSDGLKGIQEVLKRS; this comes from the coding sequence ATGTCAAAGGACAATCTACAATCAGGTACTTACGAGATTATTCAGAACCGACTTAACGAACAGAAAAACCATCTTTCTCATAAACTCGCTGCCCTTAATGAAGGCCGAAAGAAAGTATTTGGAGGAATAGACTTCTCACTGATTGCCAACGAACGAATTTCTACAGAGCAGTCGTGTAAGATAAAAGACCTATTTGCCGTTAACCATCTGTGCATCGTAGGTTATAATACCCACTTAGGTCTGAAAACAGAAGTGGAAGTTACTGATGTATTTGCCCTTTATGCCTTTCAAGAAAATCGTTTTGAGCCACAACCCATCACTTTTCTAGATGATGCCAATTTTGTACAAGAGTTCAAAAATCTTTACAAATATTATAGAAATACCCAATTCGTTAGGTTCTATTATACCCAAAATTATCTTTACTTCGTATTTCAGCTCTCTGCAAATGCTTCGGATATTAAGGCTTTTAAATGGCTAGTAAAGGACAACGAACTGCACTTTATAGATTCTAGAAGTGCTTCGGAGGTAAAGTATCCTCCACAGCACGAGTTCCAGTGGGTTAAAGCCACTAGAGATATGCACCGTACAGGTAGGCACCCGCACATTTCTCTGGCAGACAAGGTTTTTGTGGAAGCCATGGGCGGAGATATTACCATTAAAGTGGAAGATAATACCCAAACAGGCAAAGGAATTTACAGCGAACCCGTAGCTCATAAAGACCAAACGCTAGACGATGCCGAAGTACACTTTTTTGATTATGACAACCTCGTATTATTCAAAATAAAACCTTACCAAGAAGACGAACGCTACTTTATATACAACCATAAAGAGAAAAAGGTAAAGCGTGTAGATAGCCTCAAACATTCGGCTATACTTCTTCCCGAGAACCAAGGCGTTATTTACTCCAACGGATTTGCCCTCCAAACAGGCGAAATAAAGGTGATAGAAACCGAAGAGAAAAATATTTTCTTTGACAGAAAGATAACTGCCAGCAACGGAGAAAACTTCCTCTTCGCTTTTTATGACGAAACTTCTAATGATTACGCTCTTATCCCTTATAACATCATCAATCAGACCATAGATACGCCTATCTATTGTAATGGTTTCAGCCTTTTTGACAACGGTATCCTAGCCTACCTTAAAAATACCGAAGAAAGCAAAAACCATCTAGTACAGCTATGGCAAACGCCTTTTACCAAAGAACTTGTCATTAGTGAAACTCTTAGAGAAAACGAGCTTTTTAAGATTAGCAACAAAGATCTCGTAAAGGCTATGGCAGACTGCCAAGAGCTTATAGTGCTACTCAACAAAAAAGACTCTTACGCAGGGCTATATACCGATATTGTAAAAAGAGCCACTTCCATCCTAGACAACTACTATTTTTTGGATAAAGAAAGTGTAAAGCATCTATCGGAACCTATATCAGAAATCCGAAAGATAGCTCACGCCGCCATTAACGAGTATGAAAAGGTGGTAGAAATCCGAAAAAACACACAAGCCGCATTAGATACTTTAGAAGAAAAGTTTAAGCAACTGCTTTCGCAGACCTCGCTGGTAAACTATACCGCTCTGCACCAGTTTATAGAAACCCTGTCGGAAATAAGAACCCTAAGGGGCGAAATGATAAGTGCCAAAGAACTACAATATTCCGACCTGCCCAAAATAGAAGCGTGGGAGCAACAGCTTAATGAAAGGGCTGACGAACTCGCAGCACAATGCGTTCAGTTTTTGTTACAAGACGATGCTTTGGTGGTTTACGAGGACAAGATAAATGCACTTATTAGCGAAACGCAGCAGTTATCCAAATCGGTGGAGGCTAAGAATATAGAGCAAAGCCTAGACGAACTCGCACTACAGCTAGAACTATTGGTAAACATCGTTAACAATTTAAAGATAGACGATGCCTCCCATTCTACCCAAATCATAGAAAAAATTTCGGTGATTTTCTCGCAAATCAACCAGCAGAGAATAGAACTTAACAACAAGAAAAGAGAAATTTCTGGAACAGAGCTTTCCGCAGATTTCAAAGCTCAAATTACATTGTTTGACCAAGCCTCCATCAACTTCCTAGAGTTGGCAAACACCCCAGATAAGGCAGACGAATACCTTACCAAACTCTCCATACAACTAGAAGAATTAGAGACCAAATTCATAGACTTCGAGGAGTTTATACAGATAATCGCCGATAAGAGAGAGGAAGTTTACACCCATTTTCAGAACAAAATGGTGCAGCTTACCGAGGCTCAAAACAGAAGAACACAAAATCTATTTCAGTCTGGAGAGCGAATCTTGAAGAGCATCATCAGCAAAGCCGAATCTTTTGATACAGAAGTGGAAATCAACGGCTATTTCGCTTCCGATTTGATGGTGGACAAGCTAAGAGAGCTCGTTGCCCAGCTTAACGATTTACAGGATAGCAACAAAGCCGAAGAACTACAAACCCACCTAAAAACAGCTCAACAAGACGCTATACGCAAACTTAAAGACAAAAAGGAAATCTATACCGATGGCGAGAATACCATTAACTTCGGTAAGTATCAGTTTGCGGTTAATCAGCAGAAACTAGACCTTAGCTTAGTGCTAAGACAAGGAGCCTACTACTACCATATTACTGGGACGAGCTTCTACGAACCATTGGCTTTTGAGGCGATACAAGATTATCAGGAAGTATGGCATCAAGAATTTGTTTCGGAAAATACAGAGGTAAAAAAGATGGAGTACCTCGCTTGGGAAATCTTCCTTAAAAACCCCGCTATTTCGTCCGAAGAAACCAACCGACTGCTCATAGAGCAATTCCTCAAAAATCACTTTGGAGAGGGCTTAGTAAAAGGCGTACACGATGAAGATGCCCTACTTATTCTCACCAAACTACAACAGCTCAACAACCACTTAGGACTTCTTAGATACAACCCGTCCGAGAGGGCTTTGGCACAGCTATTTTGGTTCTTCCTTGCCCCAGAAGAAAAGGTATTTTACGAAAAACAGTTTTCGGCAGTACACCTACTATCGGACACCTTTGCCAACTCTAAGCAGTTTACCTACCTCAACGCTACCCTATCCCAAAAGATAGACGATTTTAATAAAGACTTCCAAGGCTTCTGCCACACCTCTGCCTATAACGCTGCCGTGTACCTCAAGAAAGAGGACCGAAACCGCTTTGTAATCTCAAAAGAAGCAGCAGAACTCTATCAGAAATTCGTTAACGGATTAAAAGAAAAAGGCAAAGACCTCGTGTTCAGTCAGCAAATAGAAGATTTGCACCACTACCCTTCGGCGTGTTATGATATTGTAGAAAATGCCCTAAAAACCTTCCTCCTTGCCGAGCATACAGAAGCAAGCCAAATGGTTATAGAGGAGGCTTCTGCATTTATCATTACCCAAAACTTCCACGAGAACCAAATCTCCAAAGTAAGCCACACCGAAGCCATTGCAGGGCTAAAGTCTTTGGATACCAATACAGAATATATTTTAGACTTCCACGACTTCAGCCAAAGGCTAAGCTACTACCACCAGAACATCATTCCTAAGTTCACCGAGCTACAAAAGCTAAAGAAAGAATGGATAGAGAAGAAGAAAAAGGAACTAAAGCTCAGCTCGTTCAAGACCTCGGTGCTTAGCTCTTTCGTGAGAAACAAACTCATTAACGAGGTGTACTTCAACCTCATTGGAGCCAACCTCGCAAAGCAAATAGGAGCTTTGGGAGAACAAAAGAGAACCGACCGAATGGGAATGCTGCTCTTGGTATCGCCTCCTGGCTACGGTAAAACTACACTGATAGAGTATGTGGCGGACCGAATGGGCTTGGTGTTTATGAAAATCAACGGACCTGCCATCGGGCACGAAATTACCTCTACCGACCCTAGCGAAGCCAAAAATGCAGGAGCTAGACAGGAGCTAGAAAAGCTCAACCTCGCCCTAGAAATGGCAGATAATGTAATGCTGTACCTAGACGACATACAACACTGCAACCCCGAGTTTTTACAAAAATTCATTTCCTTAGCAGATGGGCAACGAAAAATAGAAGGCATCTACAACGGCATTTCTAAAACCTACGATATGCGCTCCAAAAGGTTCTGCCTAGTAATGGCGGGCAACCCATATACGGAAAGCGGCGACAAGTTCCAAATCCCAGATATGCTGGCCAACCGTGCCGACATCTATAACCTAGGCGACATATCAGGCACACAAACAGACCTATTTGAGCTTAGCCTTATCGAAAACGCCATTACCTCCAACCCTTACCTCACTAGGCTTACCCAACCCGCCTACCAAAACCTATATCAGCTCTACGACGCCATACAAAACCAAACGCCAGACCCTACCATAGAAGGCAACTTTACGGCACAAGAGATAGCCGACTTTAGAGCCGTTTTGGAGAAAATCATACAAATAAGGCAGGTCGTACTGCAAGTCAATTCCCAGTACATACAATCCGCCGCTATGGAAGACGATTACAGAACCGAGCCCGCATTTAAGCTACAAGGCTCCTACCGAGATATGAGCAAGCTAGTTACCAAAGTACAGCCCATACTCTCCGAGGCAGAAGTACAGGCACTTATCCTAGAACACTACCAAAACGAATCCCAAACCCTCACCACAGGTGCAGAAGCCAACCTACTCAAACTAAAAGAAATGATGGCACTCCTTACCGAAACCGAAGCCACCAGATGGCACCACATACAAGAAACCTTCCAGAAGAACAAGCGTCTCAAAGGACTAGGCGAGAACGATAGAATGGCACAAATAGCCGCATTACTTGCCGAATTTTCGGACGGACTAAAGGGGATACAAGAAGTCCTAAAGAGAAGCTAG
- a CDS encoding flotillin family protein, whose translation MTTFYISVAVIAIAALGLIFWILSMYKKTVQGVVLLRTGYGGAKVFFNAGVVIPIIHRLEQMDISVKKLEISREGKDGLICKDNMRADIQVAFFVRVNKSVDDIINVGQTIGCQRASDISTLRELFEAKFSEALKTVGKKFDFIELYEARSEFRQEILNIIGTDLNGYVLDDCAIDYLEQTKLEYLNKDNILDSEGIKKITELTASQNIKANLVRREEEKTIKKQDVEAREAILELEKQLAEKEETQKREVENIKARENAEILKVAEEERLKYESVRIATEEALQIAEENKQRQVVIAAKNKERADLVETERVQKDKMLEATERERIVALADIEKDKAVELEKKNIQDVIRERLAKEKTVVEEQQNIYDVEALKSAERDKQVQLIIAAREAEERLIAETKAAEARKLAAEKDAQKYVIEAQAKRDAAEKEAEARKIIADALAKEEATIGLSEAQVMHAKAEASERQGIVDANIIEKKAQAKKIEGLAEADVIKEKALAEAAGITEKAEAMKKLNDAGKEHEEFRLKLAKEKEVELAEINIQKEIAQAQAQVLGEAFKTAKIDIVGGDHSFFDNVVRQISAGKGIDKLIQHSENAQILKESLLDSDSENNLIGKVMQMVEKYKISSEDIKNLSIASLIFKLKGVAEPQEQGLLARALDVAKHLGIQDKPIR comes from the coding sequence ATGACAACATTCTACATTAGCGTTGCTGTAATTGCCATCGCAGCTTTAGGGCTTATCTTTTGGATTTTATCCATGTACAAAAAAACAGTACAGGGCGTAGTATTACTCAGAACAGGATACGGAGGTGCCAAAGTGTTCTTTAATGCAGGAGTGGTAATCCCAATTATCCATAGATTAGAGCAAATGGATATTTCTGTTAAAAAATTAGAAATCTCTAGAGAAGGAAAAGACGGATTGATTTGCAAGGATAATATGCGTGCCGATATTCAAGTAGCCTTCTTTGTAAGAGTAAATAAATCCGTAGATGACATCATCAATGTAGGACAGACCATTGGTTGCCAAAGAGCCTCCGACATATCTACCCTTAGAGAACTTTTTGAAGCAAAATTTTCGGAAGCTCTAAAAACTGTTGGTAAAAAATTTGATTTCATCGAACTTTACGAAGCCAGAAGTGAGTTTAGACAAGAAATATTAAACATCATCGGAACCGACCTTAATGGCTATGTACTAGACGATTGTGCCATAGACTATTTAGAACAAACCAAACTTGAATATCTTAACAAAGATAACATCTTAGATTCCGAAGGTATTAAAAAAATTACAGAACTCACAGCTTCTCAGAATATAAAGGCTAACCTTGTAAGAAGAGAAGAAGAAAAAACCATAAAAAAACAAGATGTAGAAGCTAGAGAGGCTATCTTAGAGTTAGAAAAACAATTAGCCGAAAAAGAAGAAACACAAAAAAGGGAGGTTGAAAACATCAAGGCGAGAGAAAACGCGGAAATACTAAAAGTAGCTGAAGAGGAAAGGTTAAAATACGAATCTGTACGAATTGCAACAGAAGAAGCACTACAAATTGCGGAAGAAAACAAACAAAGACAAGTGGTAATCGCTGCTAAAAACAAGGAAAGAGCCGACTTAGTAGAAACCGAAAGAGTACAGAAGGATAAAATGCTAGAAGCTACAGAAAGAGAAAGAATTGTAGCTTTAGCTGACATAGAAAAAGATAAGGCAGTAGAACTAGAGAAGAAAAACATTCAAGATGTTATCCGAGAAAGACTAGCCAAAGAAAAAACAGTAGTAGAAGAACAACAAAACATCTATGATGTAGAAGCACTTAAATCCGCAGAAAGAGACAAACAAGTACAACTCATTATAGCGGCAAGAGAAGCAGAAGAAAGACTCATCGCAGAAACAAAAGCAGCAGAAGCAAGAAAACTCGCTGCCGAAAAAGACGCTCAAAAATATGTAATTGAAGCACAAGCCAAAAGAGATGCCGCCGAAAAAGAAGCCGAAGCAAGAAAAATAATTGCAGATGCTCTTGCAAAAGAGGAGGCTACTATAGGATTATCCGAAGCTCAAGTAATGCACGCAAAAGCGGAAGCATCAGAAAGACAAGGTATTGTAGATGCCAACATCATAGAGAAAAAAGCTCAAGCTAAGAAGATAGAAGGTCTAGCCGAAGCTGATGTAATCAAAGAAAAAGCACTAGCCGAAGCCGCAGGTATTACTGAAAAAGCTGAAGCTATGAAAAAACTCAACGATGCTGGAAAAGAACACGAAGAGTTCAGATTGAAATTAGCTAAGGAGAAAGAGGTAGAATTAGCTGAAATAAACATTCAGAAAGAGATAGCCCAAGCTCAAGCACAGGTGCTAGGAGAAGCCTTTAAAACAGCGAAAATAGACATTGTAGGAGGCGACCACTCTTTCTTTGATAATGTTGTAAGACAAATTTCGGCTGGTAAAGGAATAGATAAACTTATCCAACACAGCGAAAATGCACAGATTTTAAAAGAATCTCTACTAGATTCTGATAGCGAAAATAATCTGATAGGAAAGGTAATGCAGATGGTAGAAAAGTATAAAATTTCTTCAGAAGATATTAAAAACCTAAGCATTGCTTCTCTCATCTTCAAACTCAAAGGGGTTGCAGAACCACAAGAGCAAGGTCTTCTCGCTAGAGCTTTAGATGTAGCCAAACACTTAGGTATCCAAGATAAACCTATCAGATAG
- a CDS encoding PspA/IM30 family protein has translation MNILKRLFRIGNAETHAAIDKLEDPIKMTEQGIREMKDQLSKSIDALAQVKALAIRRKNEQTALENQAEEYQSKAIILVQKGMKEEMPTEEADRLAKEALKKKELSLADSKIAEADRKKLESDVEKMQTNINTLKSNIAKWESELKTLKARVQVSQATKDINQKMSQLSNDSTISMLEKMKEKVLQQEAVADAYGEIANASKSIDEEINQAADTSNTKAETALAALKEQLKNS, from the coding sequence ATGAACATACTTAAAAGACTTTTCAGAATAGGCAATGCAGAAACTCACGCTGCAATAGATAAATTAGAAGATCCTATTAAAATGACCGAACAGGGCATTAGAGAAATGAAAGACCAGCTAAGCAAAAGCATAGATGCTCTAGCTCAAGTGAAAGCCTTAGCAATAAGAAGAAAAAACGAACAAACAGCCTTAGAAAACCAAGCGGAAGAATATCAAAGTAAAGCCATTATTCTTGTTCAAAAGGGAATGAAAGAAGAAATGCCAACCGAAGAGGCGGATAGATTAGCTAAGGAAGCTCTTAAAAAGAAGGAACTTTCTTTAGCCGATTCTAAAATCGCAGAAGCCGACCGTAAAAAATTAGAAAGTGATGTTGAGAAAATGCAAACAAACATCAACACGCTTAAATCCAACATTGCCAAATGGGAAAGCGAACTAAAAACTTTAAAAGCAAGAGTACAGGTAAGCCAAGCAACTAAAGACATTAACCAAAAGATGTCTCAACTTTCAAACGATAGCACCATCAGTATGTTAGAAAAAATGAAAGAAAAAGTACTTCAGCAAGAAGCAGTTGCAGATGCTTATGGAGAAATAGCCAATGCTAGCAAAAGTATAGATGAGGAAATCAATCAAGCAGCGGACACCTCTAATACAAAAGCAGAAACAGCATTAGCAGCACTGAAAGAACAACTTAAAAATTCTTAA